In a single window of the Raphanus sativus cultivar WK10039 chromosome 9, ASM80110v3, whole genome shotgun sequence genome:
- the LOC108826008 gene encoding la-related protein 1C-like isoform X2 yields MYVASETTALFVQIPSVSSASPTMEKEKSDKSEMFQGNAENKPAWNRFSNGGSQIKPLVVASSSWPLLSEAKKSAPCSNKSSSDALKSLCHDGSSSSVSLFSKTSGPSVTTALTVSIMSVSSASSMKIMEKEKSEPSEMFEGNAGNKPAKNKQIMEALSWPSLTETGKTAPCSNKSSTDTLKSLGCDGSSSSSTSFFFQPSSFLAETERMLQESIEQAIALTRDTVVQPSGESSYGNPLPYTSPRGHNQGNEFASGSHVSTETQHQQNSYKNQNVSHQSHGGRQKQEHVKQNWNRQGNFNELGGFPPPPSGGTSPAFVRPAQHFPVQHYFYPMAFTNFPPPMMYHPHRMSFIDPLPVLFPSQFPDRRPSIEPPPALVPSQKAPFKTKILNKVQEAPLKTKILNQDKEAPLKTKILNQVQYYLSEDNLPNDVYLRQRMNDEGFVHIEFIAGFNKLKALTSNVQLILDSLRDSDIVEVQGYEIRNRRVWRKYVMSHEWRVTFYPSQEYVMANNYQNMQLEQN; encoded by the exons ATGTATGTCGCTTCTGAAACTACGGCCCTTTTTGTGCAGATTCCGTCTGTATCCTCTGCTTCACCGACCATGGAGAAGGAGAAATCAGACAAGTCTGAGATGTTCCAGGGTAATGCGGAAAACAAACCGGCTTGGAACAGGTTCTCTAATGGAGGTTCTCAGATCAAGCCACTCGTGGTAGCTTCGTCATCGTGGCCATTGCTTTCCGAGGCGAAGAAATCAGCTCCTTGTTCGAACAAATCATCCTCTGATGCTTTGAAAAGTCTTTGCCACGatggatcatcatcatctgtcTCTTTGTTCTCCAAG ACGTCTGGACCTTCTGTAACCACGGCCCTAACAGTGTCGATTATGTCTGTATCCTCTGCTTCGTCTATGAAGATCATGGAGAAGGAGAAATCAGAACCCTCTGAGATGTTCGAGGGTAATGCGGGAAACAAACCGGCTAAGAACAAGCAAATCATGGAAGCTTTGTCGTGGCCATCACTTACCGAGACAGGGAAAACAGCTCCTTGTTCGAACAAGTCTTCCACTGATACGTTAAAAAGTCTTGGCTGTGACGGATCATCCTCATCATCTACCTCTTTTTTCTTTCAG CCAAGTAGCTTTCTTGCTGAAACAGAACGAATGCTCCAAGAATCCATTGAACAGGCTATTGCACTTACCCGAGACACGGTTGTGCAACCCTCAGGAGAAAGTTCATATGGTAATCCTTTACCATACACTTCTCCTAGAGGTCATAACCAAGGAAACGAGTTTGCATCAGGGTCCCATGTCAGTACCGAAACCCAACATCAACAGAACTCATACAAGAACCAAAATGTTAGCCATCAAAGTCATGGAGGCAGACAGAAGCAAGAACATGTGAAACAGAACTGGAATCGTCAAGGAAACTTTAATGAGCTAGGCGGATTCCCACCTCCACCAAGTGGAGGCACATCACCAGCATTTGTAAGGCCAGCTCAGCATTTTCCGGTTCAGCATTATTTTTATCCTATGGCGTTTACTA ACTTTCCACCACCGATGATGTATCATCCACATCGTATGTCCTTCATCGACCCTCTTCCTGTCTTGTTTCCTTCTCAATTTCCTGACCGCAGGCCCTCCATCGAGCCTCCTCCTGCCTTGGTCCCATCTCAGAAAGCTCCCTTCAAAACCAAGATACTCAATAAAGTTCAAGAAGCTCCCCTTAAAACCAAGATACTGAATCAAGATAAAGAAGCTCCCCTTAAAACCAAGATACTCAATCAAGTTCAATATTATTTGAG CGAGGATAATTTACCAAACGATGTTTACCTTCGTCAGCGCATGAATGATGAGGGCTTCGTTCATATAGAGTTTATCGCTGGTTTCAATaag CTTAAAGCACTAACAAGTAATGTCCAGCTTATATTGGATTCTTTACGAGATTCAGATATCGTTGAAGTGCAG GGCTATGAAATAAGAAACCGGCGTGTCTGGAGAAAATACGTAATGTCTCACGAGTGGCGGGTTACCTTTTATCCGAGCCAAGAATATGTAATGGCTAACAACTATCAAAACATGCAGCTCGAGCAGAACTAG
- the LOC108826008 gene encoding la-related protein 1C-like isoform X4: protein MSVSSASSMKIMEKEKSEPSEMFEGNAGNKPAKNKQIMEALSWPSLTETGKTAPCSNKSSTDTLKSLGCDGSSSSSTSFFFQPSSFLAETERMLQESIEQAIALTRDTVVQPSGESSYGNPLPYTSPRGHNQGNEFASGSHVSTETQHQQNSYKNQNVSHQSHGGRQKQEHVKQNWNRQGNFNELGGFPPPPSGGTSPAFVRPAQHFPVQHYFYPMAFTNFPPPMMYHPHRMSFIDPLPVLFPSQFPDRRPSIEPPPALVPSQKAPFKTKILNKVQEAPLKTKILNQDKEAPLKTKILNQVQYYLSEDNLPNDVYLRQRMNDEGFVHIEFIAGFNKLKALTSNVQLILDSLRDSDIVEVQGYEIRNRRVWRKYVMSHEWRVTFYPSQEYVMANNYQNMQLEQN from the exons ATGTCTGTATCCTCTGCTTCGTCTATGAAGATCATGGAGAAGGAGAAATCAGAACCCTCTGAGATGTTCGAGGGTAATGCGGGAAACAAACCGGCTAAGAACAAGCAAATCATGGAAGCTTTGTCGTGGCCATCACTTACCGAGACAGGGAAAACAGCTCCTTGTTCGAACAAGTCTTCCACTGATACGTTAAAAAGTCTTGGCTGTGACGGATCATCCTCATCATCTACCTCTTTTTTCTTTCAG CCAAGTAGCTTTCTTGCTGAAACAGAACGAATGCTCCAAGAATCCATTGAACAGGCTATTGCACTTACCCGAGACACGGTTGTGCAACCCTCAGGAGAAAGTTCATATGGTAATCCTTTACCATACACTTCTCCTAGAGGTCATAACCAAGGAAACGAGTTTGCATCAGGGTCCCATGTCAGTACCGAAACCCAACATCAACAGAACTCATACAAGAACCAAAATGTTAGCCATCAAAGTCATGGAGGCAGACAGAAGCAAGAACATGTGAAACAGAACTGGAATCGTCAAGGAAACTTTAATGAGCTAGGCGGATTCCCACCTCCACCAAGTGGAGGCACATCACCAGCATTTGTAAGGCCAGCTCAGCATTTTCCGGTTCAGCATTATTTTTATCCTATGGCGTTTACTA ACTTTCCACCACCGATGATGTATCATCCACATCGTATGTCCTTCATCGACCCTCTTCCTGTCTTGTTTCCTTCTCAATTTCCTGACCGCAGGCCCTCCATCGAGCCTCCTCCTGCCTTGGTCCCATCTCAGAAAGCTCCCTTCAAAACCAAGATACTCAATAAAGTTCAAGAAGCTCCCCTTAAAACCAAGATACTGAATCAAGATAAAGAAGCTCCCCTTAAAACCAAGATACTCAATCAAGTTCAATATTATTTGAG CGAGGATAATTTACCAAACGATGTTTACCTTCGTCAGCGCATGAATGATGAGGGCTTCGTTCATATAGAGTTTATCGCTGGTTTCAATaag CTTAAAGCACTAACAAGTAATGTCCAGCTTATATTGGATTCTTTACGAGATTCAGATATCGTTGAAGTGCAG GGCTATGAAATAAGAAACCGGCGTGTCTGGAGAAAATACGTAATGTCTCACGAGTGGCGGGTTACCTTTTATCCGAGCCAAGAATATGTAATGGCTAACAACTATCAAAACATGCAGCTCGAGCAGAACTAG
- the LOC108826008 gene encoding la-related protein 1C-like isoform X1 — MYVASETTALFVQIPSVSSASPTMEKEKSDKSEMFQGNAENKPAWNRFSNGGSQIKPLVVASSSWPLLSEAKKSAPCSNKSSSDALKSLCHDGSSSSVSLFSKQTSGPSVTTALTVSIMSVSSASSMKIMEKEKSEPSEMFEGNAGNKPAKNKQIMEALSWPSLTETGKTAPCSNKSSTDTLKSLGCDGSSSSSTSFFFQPSSFLAETERMLQESIEQAIALTRDTVVQPSGESSYGNPLPYTSPRGHNQGNEFASGSHVSTETQHQQNSYKNQNVSHQSHGGRQKQEHVKQNWNRQGNFNELGGFPPPPSGGTSPAFVRPAQHFPVQHYFYPMAFTNFPPPMMYHPHRMSFIDPLPVLFPSQFPDRRPSIEPPPALVPSQKAPFKTKILNKVQEAPLKTKILNQDKEAPLKTKILNQVQYYLSEDNLPNDVYLRQRMNDEGFVHIEFIAGFNKLKALTSNVQLILDSLRDSDIVEVQGYEIRNRRVWRKYVMSHEWRVTFYPSQEYVMANNYQNMQLEQN; from the exons ATGTATGTCGCTTCTGAAACTACGGCCCTTTTTGTGCAGATTCCGTCTGTATCCTCTGCTTCACCGACCATGGAGAAGGAGAAATCAGACAAGTCTGAGATGTTCCAGGGTAATGCGGAAAACAAACCGGCTTGGAACAGGTTCTCTAATGGAGGTTCTCAGATCAAGCCACTCGTGGTAGCTTCGTCATCGTGGCCATTGCTTTCCGAGGCGAAGAAATCAGCTCCTTGTTCGAACAAATCATCCTCTGATGCTTTGAAAAGTCTTTGCCACGatggatcatcatcatctgtcTCTTTGTTCTCCAAG cAGACGTCTGGACCTTCTGTAACCACGGCCCTAACAGTGTCGATTATGTCTGTATCCTCTGCTTCGTCTATGAAGATCATGGAGAAGGAGAAATCAGAACCCTCTGAGATGTTCGAGGGTAATGCGGGAAACAAACCGGCTAAGAACAAGCAAATCATGGAAGCTTTGTCGTGGCCATCACTTACCGAGACAGGGAAAACAGCTCCTTGTTCGAACAAGTCTTCCACTGATACGTTAAAAAGTCTTGGCTGTGACGGATCATCCTCATCATCTACCTCTTTTTTCTTTCAG CCAAGTAGCTTTCTTGCTGAAACAGAACGAATGCTCCAAGAATCCATTGAACAGGCTATTGCACTTACCCGAGACACGGTTGTGCAACCCTCAGGAGAAAGTTCATATGGTAATCCTTTACCATACACTTCTCCTAGAGGTCATAACCAAGGAAACGAGTTTGCATCAGGGTCCCATGTCAGTACCGAAACCCAACATCAACAGAACTCATACAAGAACCAAAATGTTAGCCATCAAAGTCATGGAGGCAGACAGAAGCAAGAACATGTGAAACAGAACTGGAATCGTCAAGGAAACTTTAATGAGCTAGGCGGATTCCCACCTCCACCAAGTGGAGGCACATCACCAGCATTTGTAAGGCCAGCTCAGCATTTTCCGGTTCAGCATTATTTTTATCCTATGGCGTTTACTA ACTTTCCACCACCGATGATGTATCATCCACATCGTATGTCCTTCATCGACCCTCTTCCTGTCTTGTTTCCTTCTCAATTTCCTGACCGCAGGCCCTCCATCGAGCCTCCTCCTGCCTTGGTCCCATCTCAGAAAGCTCCCTTCAAAACCAAGATACTCAATAAAGTTCAAGAAGCTCCCCTTAAAACCAAGATACTGAATCAAGATAAAGAAGCTCCCCTTAAAACCAAGATACTCAATCAAGTTCAATATTATTTGAG CGAGGATAATTTACCAAACGATGTTTACCTTCGTCAGCGCATGAATGATGAGGGCTTCGTTCATATAGAGTTTATCGCTGGTTTCAATaag CTTAAAGCACTAACAAGTAATGTCCAGCTTATATTGGATTCTTTACGAGATTCAGATATCGTTGAAGTGCAG GGCTATGAAATAAGAAACCGGCGTGTCTGGAGAAAATACGTAATGTCTCACGAGTGGCGGGTTACCTTTTATCCGAGCCAAGAATATGTAATGGCTAACAACTATCAAAACATGCAGCTCGAGCAGAACTAG
- the LOC108826008 gene encoding la-related protein 1C-like isoform X3 — MEKEKSDKSEMFQGNAENKPAWNRFSNGGSQIKPLVVASSSWPLLSEAKKSAPCSNKSSSDALKSLCHDGSSSSVSLFSKQTSGPSVTTALTVSIMSVSSASSMKIMEKEKSEPSEMFEGNAGNKPAKNKQIMEALSWPSLTETGKTAPCSNKSSTDTLKSLGCDGSSSSSTSFFFQPSSFLAETERMLQESIEQAIALTRDTVVQPSGESSYGNPLPYTSPRGHNQGNEFASGSHVSTETQHQQNSYKNQNVSHQSHGGRQKQEHVKQNWNRQGNFNELGGFPPPPSGGTSPAFVRPAQHFPVQHYFYPMAFTNFPPPMMYHPHRMSFIDPLPVLFPSQFPDRRPSIEPPPALVPSQKAPFKTKILNKVQEAPLKTKILNQDKEAPLKTKILNQVQYYLSEDNLPNDVYLRQRMNDEGFVHIEFIAGFNKLKALTSNVQLILDSLRDSDIVEVQGYEIRNRRVWRKYVMSHEWRVTFYPSQEYVMANNYQNMQLEQN; from the exons ATGGAGAAGGAGAAATCAGACAAGTCTGAGATGTTCCAGGGTAATGCGGAAAACAAACCGGCTTGGAACAGGTTCTCTAATGGAGGTTCTCAGATCAAGCCACTCGTGGTAGCTTCGTCATCGTGGCCATTGCTTTCCGAGGCGAAGAAATCAGCTCCTTGTTCGAACAAATCATCCTCTGATGCTTTGAAAAGTCTTTGCCACGatggatcatcatcatctgtcTCTTTGTTCTCCAAG cAGACGTCTGGACCTTCTGTAACCACGGCCCTAACAGTGTCGATTATGTCTGTATCCTCTGCTTCGTCTATGAAGATCATGGAGAAGGAGAAATCAGAACCCTCTGAGATGTTCGAGGGTAATGCGGGAAACAAACCGGCTAAGAACAAGCAAATCATGGAAGCTTTGTCGTGGCCATCACTTACCGAGACAGGGAAAACAGCTCCTTGTTCGAACAAGTCTTCCACTGATACGTTAAAAAGTCTTGGCTGTGACGGATCATCCTCATCATCTACCTCTTTTTTCTTTCAG CCAAGTAGCTTTCTTGCTGAAACAGAACGAATGCTCCAAGAATCCATTGAACAGGCTATTGCACTTACCCGAGACACGGTTGTGCAACCCTCAGGAGAAAGTTCATATGGTAATCCTTTACCATACACTTCTCCTAGAGGTCATAACCAAGGAAACGAGTTTGCATCAGGGTCCCATGTCAGTACCGAAACCCAACATCAACAGAACTCATACAAGAACCAAAATGTTAGCCATCAAAGTCATGGAGGCAGACAGAAGCAAGAACATGTGAAACAGAACTGGAATCGTCAAGGAAACTTTAATGAGCTAGGCGGATTCCCACCTCCACCAAGTGGAGGCACATCACCAGCATTTGTAAGGCCAGCTCAGCATTTTCCGGTTCAGCATTATTTTTATCCTATGGCGTTTACTA ACTTTCCACCACCGATGATGTATCATCCACATCGTATGTCCTTCATCGACCCTCTTCCTGTCTTGTTTCCTTCTCAATTTCCTGACCGCAGGCCCTCCATCGAGCCTCCTCCTGCCTTGGTCCCATCTCAGAAAGCTCCCTTCAAAACCAAGATACTCAATAAAGTTCAAGAAGCTCCCCTTAAAACCAAGATACTGAATCAAGATAAAGAAGCTCCCCTTAAAACCAAGATACTCAATCAAGTTCAATATTATTTGAG CGAGGATAATTTACCAAACGATGTTTACCTTCGTCAGCGCATGAATGATGAGGGCTTCGTTCATATAGAGTTTATCGCTGGTTTCAATaag CTTAAAGCACTAACAAGTAATGTCCAGCTTATATTGGATTCTTTACGAGATTCAGATATCGTTGAAGTGCAG GGCTATGAAATAAGAAACCGGCGTGTCTGGAGAAAATACGTAATGTCTCACGAGTGGCGGGTTACCTTTTATCCGAGCCAAGAATATGTAATGGCTAACAACTATCAAAACATGCAGCTCGAGCAGAACTAG
- the LOC108824076 gene encoding bZIP transcription factor 27-like isoform X1, translated as MEEVWKEINLASLHQRRQLNIDHEPLNQELPPLSSSTQHGSFLPPPATVLSLNPHSIDTHFDESSRFGCSEKKRSQDSDESRGDRRHKRMTKNRESAVRSRARKQAYINELELEIVHLQKENARLKRQEEQMQLKMAEATQHQTKKILQRSWTCPF; from the exons ATGGAAGAAGTATGGAAAGAAATCAACCTTGCTTCGCTTCACCAACGTCGCCAGCTAAACATTGATCATGAGCCTTTGAATCAGGAACTACCACCATTGTCTTCCTCCACTCAACACGGCTCTTTTCTTCCTCCTCCTGCAACTGTTCTCAGCTTAAACCCTCACTCCATTGATACCCACTTTGATGAATCTTCGAGGTTTGGTTGTTCTGAGAAGAAAAGAAGCCAAGATTCTGATGAAAGCAGAGGAGACAGAAGGCATAAGCGTATGACCAAGAACAGAGAATCTGCTGTTCGTTCCAGAGCCAGGAAA caGGCATATATAAACGAGCTGGAGCTTGAAATCGTTCACTTGCAGAAGGAAAATGCAAGACTCAAGAGACAAGAAGAGCAG ATGCAGTTGAAAATGGCTGAAGCAACTCAAcaccaaacaaagaaaatacTTCAACGGTCTTGGACATGTCCTTTTTGA
- the LOC108824076 gene encoding bZIP transcription factor 27-like isoform X2, whose translation MEEVWKEINLASLHQRRQLNIDHEPLNQELPPLSSSTQHGSFLPPPATVLSLNPHSIDTHFDESSRFGCSEKKRSQDSDESRGDRRHKRMTKNRESAVRSRARKQAYINELELEIVHLQKENARLKRQEEQLKMAEATQHQTKKILQRSWTCPF comes from the exons ATGGAAGAAGTATGGAAAGAAATCAACCTTGCTTCGCTTCACCAACGTCGCCAGCTAAACATTGATCATGAGCCTTTGAATCAGGAACTACCACCATTGTCTTCCTCCACTCAACACGGCTCTTTTCTTCCTCCTCCTGCAACTGTTCTCAGCTTAAACCCTCACTCCATTGATACCCACTTTGATGAATCTTCGAGGTTTGGTTGTTCTGAGAAGAAAAGAAGCCAAGATTCTGATGAAAGCAGAGGAGACAGAAGGCATAAGCGTATGACCAAGAACAGAGAATCTGCTGTTCGTTCCAGAGCCAGGAAA caGGCATATATAAACGAGCTGGAGCTTGAAATCGTTCACTTGCAGAAGGAAAATGCAAGACTCAAGAGACAAGAAGAGCAG TTGAAAATGGCTGAAGCAACTCAAcaccaaacaaagaaaatacTTCAACGGTCTTGGACATGTCCTTTTTGA